One segment of Tenrec ecaudatus isolate mTenEca1 chromosome 1, mTenEca1.hap1, whole genome shotgun sequence DNA contains the following:
- the TPMT gene encoding thiopurine S-methyltransferase yields the protein MDKARASLETKEYPDSSVQRDHALTLEDWQDKWVTHKIGFHQEEGHRLLKKYLDTFLNGESGLRVFFPLCGKAVEMRWFADLGHHVIGVEISELGIREFFAEQNLSYSEEPITEIPGAKMFKSSSGNLTVYCCDIFDLPRANPGQFDRIWDRGALVAINPRDRQRYAELMLSLTRNGFRYLLAILSYDPTKHPGPPFYVREADVQMLFGTVCNLHFLEKADVFEEQHRRWGIDCLFEKLYLLTEK from the exons ATGGACAAGGCACGAGCCTCCCTGGAAACTAAAGAGTACCCTGACAGCAGCGTACAAAGAGATCACGCGCTCACGCTGGAAGACTGGCAAGACAAGTGGGTGACCCACAAGATTGGCTTTCATCAGGAAGAAGGACATCG GTTATTAAAGAAGTATTTGGATACTTTTCTTAATGGCGAGAGTGGCCTGAGGGTGTTCTTCCCTCTTTGTGGAAAAGCAGTTGAAATGAGATG GTTTGCAGACCTGGGACACCATGTAATCGGTGTGGAAATCAGTGAACTGGGAATACGGGAGTTTTTTGCGGAGCAGAATCTCTCTTACTCAGAAGAGCCCATCACTGAAATCCCTGGCGCCAAAATGTTTAAG AGCTCTTCAGGGAATCTCACCGTGTACTGCTGCGATATTTTTGATCTTCCGAG GGCAAATCCTGGCCAGTTTGACCGCATCTGGGATAGAGGAGCCCTCGTCGCTATTAATCCACGTGATCGGCAACG CTATGCTGAATTGATGTTGTCCCTAACAAGAAACGGGTTTCGCTACCTCCTGGCCATTCTCTCCTATGACCCAACTAAGCATCCAG GCCCACCATTTTATGTTCGAGAAGCTGACGTGCAGATGTTGTTTG GTACAGTGTGCAACCTGCATTTTCTTGAGAAAGCTGATGTTTTTGAAGAACAACACCGACGGTGGGGAATTGACTGCCTGTTTGAAAAGTTATATCTCCttacagaaaaataa